From Actinomyces sp. oral taxon 171 str. F0337, one genomic window encodes:
- the rfbA gene encoding glucose-1-phosphate thymidylyltransferase RfbA: MRGIILAGGSGTRLNPITLGTSKQLVPVYDKPMIYYPLSTLMLAGIQDVLIITTPHDAPSFHRLLGDGSQLGVNLSYTVQQEPNGLAQAFVLGADFIGDDSAALVLGDNIFYGPGMGTQLRRHTSPDGGVVYAYQVADPTAYGVVEFDESFKAISIEEKPARPRSNYAVPGLYFYDNDVVEIAKNLKPSARGEYEITDVNRTYLEAGRLTVEVLPRGTAWLDTGTFDSLADATSFIRTVQHRQGLNIGAPEEVAWRMGFIDDEGLRQRAEPLVKSGYGAYLLGLLDHQQS; the protein is encoded by the coding sequence ATGCGAGGAATCATTCTGGCCGGAGGCTCCGGCACACGACTCAACCCGATCACCCTGGGAACCTCCAAGCAGCTGGTGCCCGTCTACGACAAGCCGATGATCTACTACCCGTTGAGCACCCTCATGCTCGCCGGGATCCAGGACGTCCTCATCATCACCACCCCCCATGACGCCCCCTCCTTCCACCGCCTCCTGGGTGACGGCTCCCAGCTCGGTGTCAACCTGTCCTACACGGTCCAGCAGGAGCCCAACGGCCTGGCCCAGGCCTTCGTCCTGGGTGCCGACTTCATCGGTGACGACAGCGCCGCCCTGGTCCTGGGCGACAACATCTTCTACGGCCCCGGCATGGGCACCCAGCTGCGCCGCCACACCAGTCCCGACGGCGGCGTCGTCTACGCCTACCAGGTCGCCGACCCCACGGCCTACGGCGTGGTCGAGTTCGACGAGAGCTTCAAGGCCATCTCCATCGAGGAGAAGCCGGCCCGCCCCCGCTCCAACTACGCCGTTCCCGGCCTGTACTTCTATGACAACGACGTCGTCGAGATCGCCAAGAACCTCAAGCCCTCCGCCCGCGGAGAGTACGAGATCACCGACGTCAATCGCACCTACCTGGAGGCCGGTCGGCTCACCGTCGAGGTCCTCCCCCGCGGCACCGCCTGGCTCGACACCGGCACCTTCGACTCCCTGGCCGACGCCACCAGCTTCATCCGCACCGTCCAGCACCGTCAGGGCCTCAACATCGGCGCCCCCGAGGAGGTCGCCTGGCGCATGGGCTTCATCGATGACGAGGGCCTGCGCCAGCGCGCCGAGCCCCTGGTGAAGTCCGGGTACGGCGCCTACCTCCTGGGTCTGCTGGACCACCAGCAGTCCTGA
- a CDS encoding glycosyltransferase, which translates to MTRAGSTQGASRVGALAVVVSAGASPFLAQTLSAIASQTCAPDVVLVVDVASRANGLGDGTPIEELVETTGLDAVTAVRVVRVREAKSFGDAVSRGLTAYAGLVAAGNRRRRSPETVDGAEGSDSEATSGGPRTSVRDLLLSGSGPITGPTGALSPITAYEQRLVAPTEATPEMPEHQVWFWLLHDDSAPAQDCLERLLTAATNARSVGVVGPKQVGWDNPELLLEVGLRATASARRANDIVPGEVDQGQHDDRSDVLAVGTAGALVDRAVWEEIGGIAPWLGPFGDGLEFSRAARLAGYRVIVEPTAVIRHRRASYQGLRRPAPVSHSSSAPPRTDAEAIAVRLPEPDPERSFRARRTAQLTNWAAFSTRPIGLLLTWFVVLGLMRAVWRLASKAPALAGDELGAALAVAGRGRRVRAARRRLARHTSVPASALGRLYATPAEIRGVRRDRTRQERERRARAAAPSELELRELAALARSRRRTLSAVMVLVLALSTYGLSRLLLTRSITGGALPLFSGGWRQMWDTAWSTWIATADGYPGGVTPLLAILAGLAALGRLVGLEAGVLISALVLLAVPLAALGAWFAAGTMTRKVVLRAWAALVWALAPSLLLALGQGRLGALLVHLVLPWALLALARAVGADRRDLVLSGLVGAHLLTDEERAELDRFSTEKVTDLAHLDEGTQAASSVQGDTGSSQEGGTEKTPAPDDASAGAAADPSTTSVTASTDAEAATSDDGARDRGEDEEAGRAASALATAREVLDSLNAPDPAAPETEVDLPPTEKYGYGSATAAAVAGLLLSVVVAAVPATAAVLAVIILLLSVTMRRGFKLILTLVPMVVTAAPAWWGAWRLGQRAGWAEGVRLLLTDIGLPISVPAPSSLDLLAGSPVDMDALVSSGALSALLRALLMLVPVLGVVGLFISRRVRVARTGILLALGGLVLGGLCLRTPTGLGPDVAGDGLTPVNGWAGAGLSLALSGFLTAALTAGETIWTLIGQRVGSGRRALERRSREDTDATCAKDSVSSASSAETGPTVKRAGSRRLRTVFTTAACLVLLAPVVLGAVWSYQAHRGSNPQVLALHSTPQQIPLIAEQFQGSGAAGRVLRLTSTPQGLQATIWRGPGTQISDVLPGAVNIEARTRAAAALADPGLKPTKDGQRTGRSSTSAAQALVLEDPADAELAQIVTRATAGQDKGAADALAAHGIAVVLLDHKEGDTVTAEARVGLASTPGLEQLAQTTSGNSWRVTSSAHPDSARLSLVDADGEVAPVTSTGTRSGTRTRIPAGTGTRTLVMVERADAGWSATLDGRRLEATTVPARDGSWKQGFTVGSEGGQLVVTHTRKSTAAATYTIWAVWALTLVAALPLRRGKEMAS; encoded by the coding sequence ATGACCCGCGCCGGCTCCACACAGGGAGCCAGTCGGGTAGGAGCCCTGGCCGTCGTCGTGTCGGCCGGGGCGAGCCCGTTTCTGGCGCAGACACTTTCCGCGATCGCCTCACAGACCTGTGCGCCTGACGTCGTCCTCGTCGTCGATGTCGCCTCGAGAGCCAACGGGCTGGGAGACGGGACCCCGATCGAGGAGCTTGTTGAGACAACGGGGCTGGATGCCGTCACTGCGGTGCGTGTCGTCAGGGTCAGGGAGGCCAAGAGCTTCGGGGACGCCGTCTCCCGGGGGCTGACCGCCTACGCCGGGCTCGTCGCCGCGGGCAACCGCAGACGCCGCAGCCCGGAGACCGTTGACGGCGCAGAGGGCTCGGACAGCGAAGCCACCTCGGGCGGGCCGCGCACCTCGGTGCGTGACCTTCTGCTGTCAGGCTCCGGTCCCATCACCGGTCCCACCGGAGCGCTCTCACCGATCACCGCCTACGAGCAGCGGCTCGTGGCCCCCACCGAGGCCACCCCGGAGATGCCGGAGCACCAGGTGTGGTTCTGGCTGCTCCATGATGACTCCGCTCCTGCTCAGGACTGCCTCGAGCGGCTCCTGACCGCCGCGACCAATGCGCGCTCCGTGGGAGTCGTCGGGCCCAAGCAGGTGGGCTGGGACAACCCCGAGCTGCTCCTGGAGGTCGGGCTGCGCGCCACTGCCTCGGCCCGTCGCGCCAACGACATCGTCCCCGGCGAGGTCGACCAGGGGCAGCACGACGACCGCAGCGATGTTCTGGCCGTGGGAACGGCCGGTGCCCTCGTCGACCGGGCGGTGTGGGAGGAGATCGGCGGCATCGCCCCGTGGCTCGGCCCCTTCGGTGACGGTTTGGAGTTCTCGCGCGCCGCGCGCCTGGCCGGATACCGCGTCATCGTCGAACCCACCGCCGTCATCCGCCACCGACGGGCCTCCTACCAGGGGCTTCGACGCCCCGCACCCGTCTCTCACTCCTCCAGCGCGCCGCCCCGCACCGATGCTGAGGCCATCGCGGTCAGGCTCCCGGAACCTGACCCGGAGAGGTCCTTCCGGGCTCGGCGCACTGCCCAGCTCACCAACTGGGCGGCCTTCTCAACCCGGCCCATCGGCCTGCTGCTGACCTGGTTCGTCGTTCTCGGACTGATGCGGGCCGTGTGGCGCCTCGCCTCCAAGGCGCCGGCGCTGGCCGGCGATGAGCTCGGTGCGGCTCTGGCCGTGGCCGGACGCGGTCGACGGGTCAGGGCGGCCAGACGGCGGCTCGCCCGACACACCAGCGTGCCCGCATCCGCGCTGGGGCGTCTCTACGCCACGCCGGCCGAGATCCGCGGGGTGCGCCGCGACCGCACCCGCCAGGAGCGTGAGCGTCGTGCCCGAGCGGCAGCTCCCAGCGAGCTCGAGCTGCGTGAGCTCGCCGCACTGGCCCGCAGCCGGCGTCGCACCCTGAGCGCCGTCATGGTGCTGGTGCTGGCGCTGAGCACCTACGGCCTGTCCCGGCTGCTGCTCACCCGCTCCATCACCGGTGGGGCCCTGCCCCTGTTCAGCGGCGGCTGGCGCCAGATGTGGGACACCGCCTGGAGCACCTGGATCGCCACCGCTGACGGCTATCCGGGAGGCGTCACCCCGTTGCTGGCCATCCTGGCCGGGCTGGCGGCTCTGGGGCGGCTGGTGGGGCTGGAGGCCGGCGTGCTCATCAGCGCCCTGGTGCTCCTGGCCGTGCCCCTGGCGGCGCTGGGAGCATGGTTCGCCGCCGGCACGATGACCCGGAAGGTGGTTCTGCGGGCCTGGGCGGCGCTCGTGTGGGCTCTGGCTCCCAGCCTCCTGCTCGCCCTGGGGCAGGGGCGTCTCGGTGCTCTCCTGGTCCACCTCGTCCTTCCCTGGGCGCTACTGGCCCTCGCCCGCGCCGTGGGCGCCGACCGGCGGGACCTCGTTCTGTCCGGGCTGGTGGGCGCTCACCTGCTCACCGATGAGGAACGCGCCGAGCTCGACCGCTTCTCCACCGAGAAGGTCACCGACCTCGCCCACCTGGACGAGGGGACGCAGGCCGCCTCGAGCGTCCAGGGCGATACCGGGTCCTCGCAGGAGGGGGGCACTGAGAAGACACCCGCCCCGGACGACGCCTCGGCGGGTGCTGCTGCGGACCCGAGCACCACCAGCGTGACGGCCTCCACCGACGCCGAGGCCGCGACCTCGGACGACGGCGCTCGTGACCGTGGTGAGGACGAGGAGGCCGGCCGAGCGGCGTCCGCCCTGGCGACCGCGCGCGAGGTTCTCGACTCCCTCAACGCCCCCGACCCGGCCGCTCCGGAGACCGAGGTCGATCTGCCCCCCACGGAGAAGTACGGGTACGGGTCGGCGACGGCCGCCGCTGTCGCCGGGTTGCTGCTGAGCGTCGTCGTCGCGGCCGTCCCGGCCACTGCGGCCGTGCTGGCCGTCATCATCCTGCTGCTGTCGGTGACCATGCGACGCGGGTTCAAGCTCATTCTCACCCTGGTTCCCATGGTGGTCACGGCCGCCCCGGCCTGGTGGGGCGCCTGGCGCCTGGGTCAGAGGGCCGGCTGGGCCGAGGGGGTCCGGCTGCTGCTGACCGACATCGGCCTGCCCATCTCCGTGCCCGCACCGAGCAGTCTCGACCTGCTGGCCGGCTCCCCAGTGGACATGGACGCCCTCGTGTCCTCCGGGGCCTTGAGCGCCCTGCTCCGGGCACTGCTCATGCTGGTCCCGGTCCTCGGCGTCGTCGGTCTCTTCATCTCTCGGCGCGTCCGGGTTGCCCGCACCGGCATCCTCCTGGCCCTGGGAGGCCTCGTCCTGGGCGGGCTCTGCCTGCGCACACCGACCGGGCTGGGCCCGGACGTCGCCGGAGACGGCCTGACTCCCGTCAACGGATGGGCAGGAGCCGGTCTGTCCCTGGCACTGAGCGGTTTCCTCACGGCGGCCCTGACCGCCGGCGAGACCATCTGGACCCTGATCGGACAGCGGGTCGGAAGCGGCCGCCGAGCCCTGGAGCGCCGGAGCCGGGAGGATACCGACGCGACCTGCGCGAAGGACTCCGTCTCCTCAGCCTCCTCGGCAGAGACCGGCCCGACGGTGAAGCGGGCGGGCTCGCGCCGGCTCAGGACGGTCTTCACGACGGCGGCCTGCCTCGTCCTGCTCGCCCCGGTGGTGCTTGGCGCCGTCTGGTCCTACCAGGCCCACCGCGGCAGCAACCCGCAGGTCCTGGCGCTGCACTCCACGCCCCAGCAGATCCCGCTCATCGCCGAGCAGTTCCAAGGGTCGGGGGCAGCCGGAAGAGTTCTCAGACTCACCTCCACCCCTCAGGGACTTCAGGCCACCATCTGGCGAGGGCCCGGCACCCAGATCAGCGACGTCCTGCCCGGAGCGGTCAACATCGAGGCGCGCACCCGTGCCGCAGCGGCTCTGGCCGACCCCGGACTCAAGCCCACCAAGGACGGACAGAGGACGGGGCGCAGCAGCACCTCCGCAGCCCAGGCTCTTGTCCTGGAGGATCCTGCCGACGCCGAGCTCGCCCAGATCGTCACGCGCGCCACCGCCGGCCAGGACAAGGGGGCCGCTGACGCCCTGGCGGCCCACGGCATCGCCGTCGTCCTGCTCGATCACAAGGAGGGCGACACCGTCACCGCCGAGGCCCGCGTGGGTCTGGCCTCGACGCCGGGACTGGAACAGCTCGCCCAGACCACCTCGGGGAACTCCTGGCGGGTCACGTCCTCGGCGCACCCCGACTCGGCCCGTCTGAGCCTTGTCGACGCCGATGGTGAGGTCGCCCCGGTCACCTCCACCGGTACCAGGTCTGGGACCCGCACCCGGATCCCCGCTGGAACGGGCACCCGCACCCTCGTCATGGTGGAGCGGGCCGACGCCGGATGGAGCGCCACCCTCGACGGCCGACGCCTCGAGGCCACGACGGTTCCCGCCCGGGACGGCAGCTGGAAGCAGGGCTTCACCGTCGGCTCCGAGGGCGGGCAGCTGGTCGTCACCCACACCCGCAAGTCCACCGCCGCTGCGACCTACACGATCTGGGCCGTCTGGGCCCTGACCCTGGTGGCGGCGCTGCCCCTGCGACGCGGAAAGGAGATGGCCTCATGA
- a CDS encoding TIGR03089 family protein, with amino-acid sequence MYDPLLPLLPGPQDADRPWLICYGIDERVELTGHVLSMWLAKIAGLITSESTQGDGVHVGLPPHWRTVAWTCGAWLAGRGVLLGDEEEIATAGLTPELSVAFTAERLCDEAEVQVLVPPASLALRWPGELPALALDGAADLMHYPDHFTPVSAAADLTCLSDLTTDPAAPTTQGGPAGTIPPDARPATLTRAELVSRVEAAAGTAGAESRSTSRAVLVRCPGTAQALQEVLVAWRTGRTAVLLTPEAGDDIAAAAVRQEGITEGTDRTQSR; translated from the coding sequence ATGTACGACCCCCTGCTGCCGCTGCTTCCCGGCCCTCAAGACGCCGACAGACCGTGGCTTATTTGTTATGGAATCGATGAGCGAGTCGAGTTGACGGGACACGTCCTGTCCATGTGGCTGGCAAAGATCGCGGGATTGATCACATCGGAGTCCACACAGGGTGATGGAGTCCACGTCGGTCTCCCTCCGCACTGGCGGACCGTCGCCTGGACGTGCGGTGCGTGGTTGGCGGGCCGGGGCGTGCTCCTGGGGGATGAGGAGGAGATCGCTACCGCCGGCCTAACCCCTGAGCTGAGTGTGGCCTTCACCGCGGAGCGCCTCTGCGATGAGGCAGAGGTTCAGGTGCTGGTTCCTCCTGCCTCGCTGGCACTGCGCTGGCCGGGCGAGCTTCCCGCCCTCGCACTCGACGGCGCCGCCGACCTCATGCACTATCCCGACCACTTCACACCGGTGAGCGCCGCTGCCGACCTGACGTGCCTCAGTGACCTCACCACTGATCCCGCAGCACCGACGACTCAGGGCGGACCCGCCGGCACCATCCCGCCAGACGCACGGCCCGCCACCCTGACGCGTGCCGAGCTGGTGTCCCGTGTCGAGGCGGCAGCCGGAACCGCGGGGGCTGAGAGCCGCTCCACCTCACGTGCCGTCCTGGTGCGCTGTCCTGGCACGGCCCAGGCGCTCCAGGAGGTGCTGGTCGCCTGGCGAACAGGACGCACAGCGGTGCTTCTCACCCCCGAGGCCGGTGACGACATCGCCGCAGCCGCCGTCCGGCAGGAGGGCATCACCGAGGGGACTGACCGTACTCAGTCCCGCTGA
- a CDS encoding DUF5719 family protein, producing MTQPREDDADSQQESKDTSEPQALERGSTSPGPEQAGDETTTVGKVDDTADDEAAGSPAPQDQDSSSADDAPEDDAGADTEGVADAAASEVPGSAGPDAPSEKRRSGSRSARRHRRSLGRTLARSVGILTSAALATAIGGVTWWGHAAPTTPTPQLQALSLAQPGGATTYVCPHAPTNTLRGTDVGATESTTAIVPAKGTGTAQSATYAGRSIPTDTATSMNTAEGGILTLVPADGRVANAVGSVTTLTRNGDLRGLTAAPCTQPAAMSWIVGGSIAAGSSSELRLTNPGVTPATAKVTLYGSIGRLSLPSNGEITVPAGGSSSLPLETKGSQDPRIAVSVEADGGSVVPTLVTESLDGETPAGTDVITPGASPATDLVIPGVEIVEPAAQGEVPEAKTGADSSDAPAVRIVNPGQAPATVSVTMLGKDGARPLSGAQSVTIDAGSVFDIQLAGVPAGTYGVQVTSSTPVGAAVRMVRSGAEYPQRSKALIHDQAWAQAGLPGAADSGLLAVPRGSSLSSAVTVANSGATTSVTLSSLDGSWSQDVKVAKGGSVVVEVPAKVAAVRLSTGNQENSSGTSRTSSGLAAATIVTAQAGGDMDGTLISTVPAQPDATVQAQRRILLD from the coding sequence ATGACTCAGCCCCGTGAGGACGACGCCGACAGCCAGCAGGAGTCGAAGGACACGTCCGAGCCCCAGGCCCTGGAGCGCGGGTCGACGAGCCCGGGTCCGGAGCAGGCCGGGGACGAGACCACCACCGTGGGCAAGGTCGACGACACGGCCGACGACGAGGCCGCTGGCAGCCCCGCGCCCCAGGACCAGGACAGCTCCTCCGCCGATGATGCCCCTGAGGATGACGCCGGCGCTGACACCGAGGGGGTGGCCGACGCTGCCGCTTCCGAGGTCCCCGGCTCTGCCGGGCCCGACGCCCCCTCCGAGAAGCGTCGGAGCGGCTCCCGCAGCGCCAGGCGCCACCGCCGTTCGCTGGGGCGGACGCTCGCTCGCAGCGTCGGCATCCTGACCTCGGCCGCGCTCGCCACAGCGATCGGAGGCGTCACCTGGTGGGGGCACGCCGCACCGACCACGCCAACCCCGCAGCTGCAGGCCCTGAGCCTGGCCCAGCCCGGAGGCGCCACCACCTACGTGTGCCCCCACGCGCCCACCAATACGTTGCGGGGCACCGACGTCGGCGCCACGGAGTCCACCACCGCCATCGTTCCCGCGAAGGGAACCGGGACCGCCCAGTCGGCCACCTACGCGGGGCGGAGCATCCCCACCGACACCGCCACCTCCATGAACACCGCCGAGGGCGGCATCCTCACCCTCGTCCCTGCCGACGGCCGGGTGGCCAACGCCGTCGGATCGGTGACCACTCTGACCAGGAACGGTGACCTGAGGGGGCTCACCGCCGCCCCCTGCACCCAGCCGGCCGCCATGTCCTGGATCGTGGGCGGATCCATCGCAGCGGGCTCCTCGTCCGAGCTGCGACTGACCAACCCCGGCGTCACCCCCGCCACCGCGAAGGTCACCCTTTACGGATCCATCGGCCGACTCAGCCTGCCCAGCAACGGGGAGATCACCGTGCCCGCAGGCGGCTCCTCCTCGCTGCCCCTGGAGACGAAGGGCAGCCAGGACCCGCGCATCGCCGTATCCGTCGAGGCCGATGGCGGCTCCGTGGTGCCCACGCTCGTCACCGAGTCCCTCGACGGGGAGACCCCCGCCGGCACCGACGTCATCACCCCGGGAGCCTCCCCGGCCACCGACCTCGTGATCCCGGGTGTGGAGATCGTCGAGCCGGCCGCACAGGGCGAGGTTCCTGAGGCCAAGACCGGTGCCGACTCCTCCGACGCCCCGGCCGTGCGCATCGTCAATCCCGGCCAGGCTCCGGCGACCGTGTCGGTGACCATGCTCGGCAAGGACGGGGCCCGCCCGCTGAGCGGGGCGCAGTCCGTGACCATCGATGCCGGCTCCGTCTTCGACATCCAGCTGGCCGGCGTGCCCGCAGGCACCTACGGCGTGCAGGTCACCTCGAGCACGCCGGTGGGAGCCGCTGTCCGTATGGTGCGCAGCGGTGCCGAGTACCCCCAGCGCTCCAAGGCCCTCATCCATGACCAGGCGTGGGCGCAGGCCGGCCTGCCGGGAGCCGCGGACTCCGGCCTGCTGGCCGTGCCGCGCGGGTCCTCCCTGAGCTCCGCGGTCACTGTGGCCAACAGCGGTGCGACCACCTCCGTCACCCTGTCCTCCCTCGACGGTTCCTGGAGCCAGGACGTCAAGGTCGCCAAGGGCGGCTCCGTCGTCGTCGAGGTTCCGGCCAAGGTCGCCGCCGTCCGCCTGAGCACAGGAAACCAGGAGAACTCATCGGGGACGTCCCGCACCTCCAGCGGCCTGGCCGCCGCCACCATCGTGACCGCACAGGCCGGGGGAGACATGGACGGGACGCTCATCTCCACCGTGCCGGCTCAGCCCGACGCCACTGTTCAGGCCCAGCGTCGCATCCTGCTGGACTGA
- the manA gene encoding mannose-6-phosphate isomerase, class I has product MRRLEPARQQYAWGSTSAIPALLGRADDGAPWAEAWYGSHPAGPARVAEGAVLSDLIDAEPERLLGEDIIWRFGRRLPFLLKLIAPEQPLSLQVHPSQAQAVEGYALEDEAGIALDHPSRNYKDANHKPEMVLALTRFQAVAGFRAPRRAVEVLAGLDSPLARRMRRTLRLNPTRYGIRQVFSDVVSAATRPSPQEIDALVTEIAARFEAGTSPSLRVDSNVVKMAGTFPGDPGIAAALLLNPVTLQAGEALFVPAGSVHAYISGLGVEVMASSDNVLRAGLTAKHIDVPEMLACVDYVAAPPVRPAPEYLSRATRAYYAPVDDFELMVTTVVAADGRLPVPGRGPRILLAVEGAMTLVTQADSQTLAQGEAVFVGADERSLSVEGEGTLVQADVP; this is encoded by the coding sequence ATGAGACGACTTGAGCCAGCGCGCCAGCAGTACGCCTGGGGGTCGACCTCCGCCATTCCCGCCCTCCTGGGCAGGGCCGACGACGGTGCCCCCTGGGCTGAGGCCTGGTACGGCTCCCACCCGGCCGGCCCCGCACGGGTCGCCGAAGGCGCTGTCCTGTCCGACCTCATTGACGCCGAGCCGGAGCGTCTCCTGGGCGAGGACATCATCTGGCGCTTCGGGCGTCGTCTGCCCTTCCTCCTCAAGCTCATCGCACCTGAGCAGCCCCTGTCCCTCCAGGTCCACCCCAGTCAGGCTCAGGCCGTCGAGGGCTATGCCCTGGAGGATGAGGCCGGCATCGCACTGGACCACCCCTCCCGCAACTACAAGGACGCGAACCACAAGCCGGAGATGGTTCTGGCACTCACGCGGTTCCAGGCCGTCGCCGGCTTCCGGGCCCCGCGCCGGGCCGTCGAGGTCCTGGCCGGTCTGGACAGCCCCCTGGCCCGACGCATGCGCCGCACCCTGCGGCTCAACCCCACCCGTTACGGCATCCGGCAGGTCTTCTCCGACGTCGTCTCAGCCGCCACGCGTCCGAGTCCTCAGGAGATCGACGCCCTCGTCACTGAGATCGCAGCCAGGTTCGAGGCCGGCACGTCCCCGTCGCTTCGGGTGGACTCCAACGTCGTGAAGATGGCGGGCACCTTCCCCGGGGATCCCGGCATCGCTGCCGCGCTCCTGCTCAACCCCGTCACCCTGCAGGCCGGTGAAGCGCTGTTCGTGCCTGCGGGAAGCGTTCACGCCTACATCTCCGGTCTGGGTGTGGAGGTCATGGCCTCCTCCGACAACGTGCTGCGCGCCGGACTGACCGCCAAGCACATCGATGTCCCCGAGATGCTGGCGTGTGTCGACTACGTGGCGGCGCCGCCGGTGCGCCCTGCCCCCGAGTACCTCTCTCGTGCCACCCGTGCCTACTACGCGCCGGTGGATGACTTCGAGCTCATGGTCACTACCGTGGTGGCCGCCGACGGGCGCCTGCCGGTCCCCGGACGGGGCCCGCGCATCCTCCTGGCCGTCGAGGGCGCCATGACGCTGGTGACACAGGCCGACTCGCAGACGCTCGCCCAGGGCGAGGCCGTGTTCGTCGGTGCCGACGAGCGCAGCCTGTCCGTTGAGGGGGAGGGCACCCTCGTCCAGGCCGACGTTCCCTGA
- a CDS encoding dTDP-4-dehydrorhamnose 3,5-epimerase family protein yields MGQIELGKPLAIEETPIPGFLRIDLTVHGDNRGWFKENWQREKMLALGLPDFGPVQNNISFNNEVGVTRGIHAEPWDKFVSVATGRVFGAWVDLREGSSFGAVYTCEIDPSVAVFVPRGVGNAYQTLEPNTAYTYLVNDHWSADAQYTFLNLADETANVPWPIALSEAILSDKDKAHPRLADVTPFPAPGAKA; encoded by the coding sequence ATGGGGCAGATCGAGCTGGGCAAGCCGCTCGCCATCGAGGAGACGCCGATTCCGGGATTCCTGCGGATCGACCTGACTGTTCATGGGGACAACCGAGGCTGGTTCAAGGAGAACTGGCAGAGGGAGAAGATGCTGGCCCTGGGGCTGCCCGACTTCGGACCGGTTCAGAACAACATCTCCTTCAACAACGAGGTCGGGGTCACCCGGGGCATCCACGCCGAGCCCTGGGACAAGTTCGTCTCGGTGGCCACCGGCCGCGTCTTCGGCGCCTGGGTGGACCTGCGTGAGGGGTCCTCCTTCGGGGCCGTCTACACCTGCGAGATCGACCCGTCGGTGGCGGTGTTCGTGCCGCGGGGCGTGGGCAACGCCTATCAGACGCTGGAGCCCAACACCGCCTACACCTACCTGGTCAACGACCACTGGTCGGCCGATGCCCAGTACACCTTCCTCAACCTGGCCGATGAGACGGCAAACGTGCCCTGGCCGATTGCGCTGAGTGAGGCCATCCTCTCCGACAAGGACAAGGCGCACCCCCGCCTGGCCGACGTCACCCCTTTCCCGGCTCCCGGGGCCAAGGCTTAG
- a CDS encoding WhiB family transcriptional regulator, translated as MWNILGDGPLKQPEEPDAEVLSLLFGGGDDVDEGPLAWQERALCAQTDPEAFFPEKGGSTREAKRVCATCEVREECLEYALANDERFGIWGGMSERERRKLKRRAV; from the coding sequence ATGTGGAACATCCTCGGCGACGGCCCGCTCAAGCAGCCGGAGGAGCCTGACGCAGAAGTCCTGTCGCTCCTCTTCGGTGGTGGTGACGACGTCGATGAAGGTCCTCTGGCGTGGCAGGAGCGCGCACTGTGCGCTCAGACGGACCCAGAGGCGTTCTTCCCGGAGAAGGGTGGTTCCACACGTGAGGCCAAGCGAGTCTGTGCGACTTGCGAGGTTCGTGAGGAGTGCCTCGAGTACGCCCTCGCCAACGACGAGCGCTTCGGTATCTGGGGCGGTATGTCGGAGCGCGAGCGGCGCAAGCTCAAGCGTCGCGCAGTATGA